agtgaatggtctctctccagtgtgaactctcatgtgaacaTCAAAATGATGTTTCAATAAGAAatcctttccacactgagtgcaggtgaaagatttctcGGCACTTTTCATTGAATATCTCTGTTTGGTTTGAAAGCAATTCAAAAGTTGTTCTCCAGTTTTGACATGATTATTCATATCAATTTCACTTAATTCTTCATCCTCTTCGTCTTCTTCAATCaactctaaaataaaagtaaaaatggttAATTTACAGTAACACTCAAAAATCCTGATGAAccttgttgtaaaaaaaaaataaaaatacaactgctaTGCAAAATGTTGGtcattatagtatttttattattatttattatacaccTCTATAACGTTACATGAAGGAAGTACATTGATCTTCAAATtaccatttttaaaacattatagacAAATCCCGTGTTTCTTTAGgggaaattattaaatatgtttgatCAGCTACACCATCATCTAACAGAAATTGTGTTGATGAATGAAGAATGAataataaacaccaacctgtttcTTCTTGagtatcttcagtgtgtttgattctgcagggttctggatctctcatcttctctctgtcctctttaataaactctgtCTTTACAGATTTCAGCTCTTCTGATGATCTGATGCTCGACTTCACTTTAGCATTTATTGCTGAATTATTAAATGTGTGATTGTCGTGGGAGGAGCTTCAATGGAGATGAATGTCTAAGTGAAAGAAGCAGATTTGCCAAAATCAACAATAACAActagttactgttttttttttttttttttacatatttatgtaggTGAAGGAAATGTCTTCTAAATTCAAATATTTGAAGAGACAAGAGCCTACATACAAAAACACAAGAGTATTGCCTCTTTGTAGATcataatattactatattaaaaGAAATGGCGTCTACACAAAGAGCACATTAGTTTAAAATGCTCACTCAGTAACAATGCAATCTCACGTGGTAATTCACACAATGCATTTAACAGCCATGGGACATTTAAGATACATGAACATGAACAGATGTATATTATAAATCTGTTCATATCCACATTTTAAATGTCCCACGTGGCTCATTAGATAAGCGCAATATTATCTATTTATCAGGGTTTGAAAGTAATGTTAACCATCTGAAACGACAATAACTAGTTTGTCCAAAGATAAACGacagataaagttttaaataaaaccgTCAGCATAACTTGACATCAGTTCGTGTTTATTCCTCTCACAGATCCTGAGACATTCAGTAACAGCAACATTATCACTCCAGACCTCGAAACAATGATTCACgcgaacaaacaaaaacacgaaATCCCTCCTCAATGAACTTACGTTTTCTCATGTTTCTTTGAGTTAGCAGACGCAGAAACAGCGCTGTGCACTATTAAAACAAGGCAGAAACGACCTATTGTTGCATGAACATACGGTGTAAAGTGTATTTTACAATTGTGTAAACATAATGTGAACTGCTCACCTCTCCTCAGAAGACTCGGCGCTGACGAGTGCGTGAGCGCGCGCTAGTGATGGCGTCATCGAAAAAGCGTCAAATCTGGCTGTGTCTGAAATGGTGTACTCGttggctgcgtccgaaatcgcatactttaCGAGTAGGTACTAAATTTCAATAAGCTAACAAGTTGAAATCCCTGTGATCACAGCTTTTATGTGTTAACACGGTGTTCAAAGTAGGGACGATTTAAATcaagagtaaaataataaaataaaagttggtATTTTGGTTTAGTTTAGTGGCAGCAGGCAACTGAGGAAAATCTAAATGGCTACCATTACTTAGACATGATTAAGCTGAAAAAACATTGTCAATTCACGGTGACGGTGTTGACATGTAAGCTGATGGAGTGGAAAAGTGTTCCCAAATACTCATTAGCAGATGAGACCAATTAGAAAAGGAGAGACCGAGATGGACGGACAGAGTCCAAAACAGAAAGTTAAACAAGTAGGAGAATTAGGAccatgctgtgtgtatctaggagaaagcaaaaccactttatttggtcttctgaaagtagatgcatttaggaatctttaggATGACCGTTTCGTTAACcgaggagaggaggtaattctgactttgctacgaatcagctactgtaagtattttttgttattagtgtaagtatttgaaataattcatccaaaaagttatccaatggtcctgggggtcgatagaccactacaaaaatgtattttaaaagggtaggtaacagtaactgaatgagattcaaaggagctgttgatacccaaagatggtaaaggattaaatatccaatcattagagatgagcagaccagtacctccacctcttccagtcaaacggggggaaAGGGAAAATgggaaattattggagagtgctgcaggtgtagcagtctCCTCTGGTTGGATCCAGGTCTGTCAGAGATTAagctttgaaatatttataaataaatacgaaAACACAATTATAGACACATGTAGATATTATCGCATAATACAAACGGTTGGAAAGATACAATTTGCCTGATAACTTTTATAtagcaataataaaatgtaattggcTTTTCTGAAATTTTCCAGTACTGAAGAACCGATGACGTCAGAGCTTATGAATACTATTGTCTTTCGTAATTTAACCCAGCTCGTTTAATACCGGGTTCAGGTACTATTCCTACTTACAAGAGAAGAATCAGTTGGAAGGATCAGTTGCAAAGCTACATGACAGTATATCGTGCATCTCCGTTTTCAAAATACATCATAAATGGAGaataactattcatttaaaaaacaacagaaGAGTTACAGCCTCTTCTTCAGGCTCCTGAACAAGAACTTGCTTAAAATCTTCTTTCCTTCATGAAAAAGTGATTAAACTACAGCTGACTAGTGATGTCACATTCAACACCGAAGCTTGTatcaaaaaacaacacatttcataTAAAAGCACTGTATCAGAGCTTGGTTCATTTTGAGAAAAGCACATGATCTATGACGGACAAAGCTTTATTCGCCTGAAAACCATGTGACTGCTTCAGTATCTGGTTCAAACTAAACAAATCTCAGCGCAGTTTCCTTTATTACATTATAATGTGTAATTTATATATTGAGCTCAAAAAATTACTTTGGCCATGACCTAATAATCGGCAGAGTTAAAATAAACAGATCTTAGatttaatttatgaattttttttattcacttattttattGCCAGTACACCGACACAAATTAATGACTTTGgcaatgatgttatttttataaaatataataaaacaaagaatCAGCTGTAGAACCAGATAACTGGCTGTAATGGAACAAAACATTTGAAAGgtgtcatttatttttagcataaaCCGTGTTCGAAAGCTTTGAATAATGACCTACAGGTAAACCCCTTCCCTCTAACGCAGAAGAGCCAATGGCAGTCGAGTATCAGTTGCACAGGGAGCAGAACTCAGACATCTGTAGATGGAAACATGGGAAAACGATGTTCCTGGAATACTTGTTCCAGTGATTCCAGGTATCCTGAGAGGATAGGcaatggaatttattttattctattctaattTGTGACATTGTTTTTTTGAGAGGAACTCCATCTTTGAGTTGATCTGAATCTCAGTTGAATCTGCTGCTTTTGAAGATGAACTTTGTTCACTGTGAAAACTTCAGATGTTTCTTTGACATGTCACTTGTAATGAGAGATTCATCCAGATGATATTTCACTACTTGATGCATAATTGTGTCTTATCTGTTGAGTACGCTGCATCAGATCTGAAAGAGctggatctgaagatgatctactTGCTGTGATAGTTTTTTGTATGACTGCGTAAAGAAACTGAATGATTGAAACACTTCCCACAttcagtgcagtgatacggtttctcttCAGTGTGAATCCTCTTGTGTGTCTTAAGGTTTCccgactgactgaatctcttgttacAGTATAAACacttgtacggtttctctccagtatgaacccTCACATGTTCCTTAAATTGTGGTCttcgtgtgaaactcttcccgcactgatcacatgtgtatggtttctctccagtgtggatcctctcatgtattttcatgtctcctgactgactgaatctcttgtcacagtgtgaacacttgtgaggtttttctccagtgtggatgttcatgtgtatcTTAAGACttgatgattgtgtgaaactcttcccacattgatcacaagtgaatggtctctctccagtgtgaactctcatgtgaacaTCAAAATGATGTTTCAATAAGAAatcctttccacactgagtgcaggtgaaagatttctcGGCACTTTTCATTAAATCTCTCTGTTTGGTTTGAAAGCAATTCAAAAGTTGTTCTCCAGTTTTGACATGATTATTCATATCAATTTCACTCAATTCTTCATTCTCTTCGTCTTCTTCAATCaactctaaaataaaagtaaaaatggttAATTTACAGTAACACTCAAAAATCCTGATGAAccttgttgtaaaaaaaaaatacaactgctaTGCAAAATGTTTGtcattatagtatttttattatttattatatacctCTGTAACGTTACATGAAGGAAGTACATTGATCttcaaattatcatttttaaaacattatagacaaattaaattattaaatatgtttgatCAGCTACACCATCATCTAACAGAAATTGTGTTGATGAATGAAGAATGAataataaacaccaacctgtttcTTCTTGagtatcttcagtgtgtttgattctgcagggttctggatctctcatcttctctctgtcctctttaataaactctgtCTTTACAGATTTCAGCTCTTCTGATGATCTGATGCTCGACTTCACTTTAGCATTTATTGCTGAATTACTAAATGTGTGATTGTCGTGGGAGGAGCTTCAATGGAGATGAATGTCTAAGTGAAAGAAGCAGATTTGCCAAAATCAACAATAACAACTAGTTACTTTTTATGTAGGTGAAGGAAATGTCTTCTAAATTCAAATATTTGAAGAGACAAGAGCCTACAAAAACACAAGAGTATTGCCTCTTTGTAGATcataatattactatattaaaaGAAATGGCGTCTACACAAAGAGCACATTAGTTTAAAATGCTCACTCAGTAACAATGCAATCTCATGTGGTAATTCACACAATGCATTTCATAGCCACATGGGACATTTAAGATCTATAAATGAACATAAACAgatgtatattattataaatctgTTCATATCCATGTTTTAAATGTCCCACGTGGCTCATTAGATAAGCGCAATATGATCTATTTATCAGTGTTTGAAAGTAATGTTAACCATCTGAAACGACAATAACTAGTTTGACCAAAGACAAACGACAGATAACGTTTTAAATAAAACCGTCAGCATAACTTGACATCAGTTCGTGTTTATTCTTCTCACAGATCCTGAGACATTCAGTAACAGCAACATTATCACTCCAGACCTTGAAACAATGATTCATgcgaacaaacaaaaacacgaaATCCCTCCTCAATGAACTTACGTTTTCTCATGTTTCTTTGAGTTAGCAGACGCAGAAACAGCGCTGTGCACTATTAAAACAAGGCAGAAACGACCTATTGTTGCATGAACATACGGTGTAAAGTATTTTACAATTGTGTAAACATAATGTGAACTGCTCAACTCTCCTCAGAAGACTCGGCGCTGACGAGTGCGTGAGCGCGCGCTAGTGATGGCGTCATCGAAAAAGCGTCAAATCTCGTTGAGTATGGCTGCGTCTGAAATGGTGTACTCACTAAGTTGGTACTTCATTTCAATTAGTATTTACTTAACGAGTGCTAAAAGAGTACGTACTACAGCCAAATCTCGTTGAGTATAATGCGATCCGCCATGTTTACGTTATGTGTCCTATGACGTTATAGCACAACTTCAACATGACTGACTGCCTCCCTATGCCATCACTTTCTGGAAATATATGTCCCTATACATTACTGTTAAACTTATTGCTGATTTTTTCTTTGCTATGGAACAATGTACTGTTTGGTTTCCATGATAGCAAGagtaaaaaacagaaagaaatataCATCATTAATCTATTAGTCATTTTAGGGAAATGGTAGCTATTCACAAAGCCAAATTTAGTCATTCTAAACCTTCTTTTACTCCTTTGGTAAGGAGACGCAACAGTACATCAAATCCACCCATGATTCAAAAAATAAGGCTGCTAAAACCATTCAGTTATGCTCCatctttaatgtatttatttgaaactccCCCTGGCTCTGCTTTTGTCTATTATTTGTCGTTTCTTTATTATTAGAACTTTCTGCAAAACATgatgagactttaaaaaaaaattgcgacAATTGACAACAGATTCTACTTATAAACTGCTTGAAAGTCTCTCCTCGACAGTCCATCAGCTTGATAGTGATATCAGCCTTGATAGTGAGATAAAAGCtttgaaagagaaaaataaatcccTGAGGGAGTAATTTGTAAAGATCCCATTCAGATttctaaatttgtttaaaaaaatgtatagtaacCTTTACTCTTCTAATTTTGATGCTAATAGCTGTGATAAATTTATAGATAAAATACAGTGCTTTATCCCTGCTATTAAGGATTACGATAAATCTCATTATGATTTGTATATTAATTGTGATGAAGTGTGGAAAGCACTTCATTCAATGAAAAAAGGTAAATCTCCGGGCATCGATGGCCTTACAAGGGATTATTTCCCTCATCCCTAAACCCAACAAAACACTCTTTCTATTGACAATTGGTGACCGATTACGCTTCTTTTTGTAGATTATAAAATTCTGACTTTGGTTTATGCcaatagattaaaattgaatcTGAATTCTATTATATCTGAAAcataatctgttttttttaaaagaacgtcATATATACAACAATATAAGACTAGTCCTGGATTTGTTAGATTATGCAGATGCACTCTCAAGGTCTTattctttttcttgatttttacaaagccTTTGACACAATAGAAcacaattttcttttaaaatcgcTTAAATTGTTTGGTTTTGGGGATTCTTTTATCTCTACCATTTCTATGTTTTATAAAGGAATCAACAGCtcggtttttaataattttgacacCTCTCACAGATTTGATGTACAGCGTGGTGTTAGGCAGGGCTGCcctttttttgcccatttttatTAGTTACTGAGTTGCTATCTGTGAGCATTGTTCAGAATCAAGAATTTAAAGGAATCTCTGTTTTTGGGAGGGAAATTTAAATTTCACAGTCTGCAGACGACTCCACGttgttaaaaaaagttgaaaaatgtgTGTCAAAGGCTTTAGATTTAATTAACCAGTTTTCTTGTGCTTCtggtttaaatttaaacatttcaaaatgtgagATTATGGCTGTCCATGATTTTTACATCATCTTAACAAATCTGCAATTTTTCAGTTAGgataattaaatctaaaaatattctTAATATCTGGTTACAGCGGGACTTGACGTTATATGGCTATCAAAGGCAGAAGGTCTTTCTTATTTTGTATATCCatctttatctttatttgttGAGATTAAAATTGCCAAAGaagtcaattatatatatatatatatatatatatatatatatatatatatattttttttttttttttttttttttggaaaaataaatctcataaatgtaaaaaaaaagaaagaaaaggtgcTCTCTAATTTTAGAACAGAAGAAGGTGTTgattttttagatttttctcacatgataaatgtgtttaaaataaattggcTTAAAAGATGTCTTGCCAATCCTAGATCCATTTGGTACTTTATCCCCAACCAAATATTTGGAAAAATTGGTAGCCTTTCCTTAAACTGCAACTATTTACCTTCTAAGCTCCCTATTTCCAAATTTCATCAGCAATGTCTTGTTAAGAGCCATGCCCTATATAATCCAAAGAGAACAGTCACAATACAATCTACTTTGTTCTTGGATGGAATTGATTTTTTAGTCATAAAAATTTACCAAATTGACATTTACGCCAATTCTTTCAATTCAAGAAAAAATTTTGCCAATAGGAAAGTTCTATTGGAGATCTTTGGTAGAAGATATAGACTGAAAAAGGGCTTGGCTTTTACCTGGAAAATACTGTATTTCCAATAAAGctatagaaatacatttaaaaattttacataaaatatattctgCCTGTAAACTTTAACATTTCTAAAAATCTGGACATTGACAGTTCGTGTTTTTTGTAAGCAATCAGaataaacatttacacatttgtttTATGATTGCCATATATCCAAGCAATTTTGGTCCGACCTTGGCTCATATATATTTGATTCTGCCAATGCTACTTATTCTTTCAGTCTAAaagacattatattttattatattaatgataaaaatagCCCCCTAGAGTACattgttaatttctttattttattgggCAAATTCTTTATTCATAAACAAAAGTTAGCAAATGACATTCAATCCTATCCccattttaaaactgaattaataTCACTTCTTAAATTTCTTAGttatataaacaacaaaattccttttttactcacaatttctacagtgtcccaacttttttggaatcgggtttgtacacaaatcaagtacttaagtaaaagaacagatatgtataataaaacattactccagtaaaagtactgtATTTTCAAGTACACAAAGGGACTTGatattttatgtacttaagtaaaaaagtccCAACATATAGATTTAGCAATTTCATATAGGctctataattacattttatattagcacctatttttttataatcctattgctcaaaatacctgggatttttttcccaaaataaccactatatggagtctatgtatatttgtgttgtttatatGGATGGTGTTGAAGAGAGTAAAGTTCATTGAGAAGCTTAAACTGTGATGTTCCTGAGAGCATCACAGTTACATATGACATGAGAATAAGGCCTTAAGTTAGGAAGAatgttttaaggaaaatataattatgttctcataatgatttttgttctttTCTGTGGTGTAAAAATACCCCTGGCCACTTCCCGCTTTGGTAATTACTATATGTTCTGATCATCACATGCTTTCTTCATCACATGCTTGCGCCGCGCAAGGACGTTTTGTTACTGCGTCGACCAAAGCGCAAGCGCAGCGGTGCGCATCATTTGCGTGCTTGTGCGCACACCGCAGTCAAAGTTCAAAATAGTTCAACTTTTGCCGCTGCGCTCTGTGACGATTACCAGCGCAACCAATAGAATCGGGGGAttcaaacaagcacggaaatcataATGGATGAACGGctagtactgtgtgtgtgtcatatgccgcgtttccaccgaaattacccggaaca
This Carassius auratus strain Wakin unplaced genomic scaffold, ASM336829v1 scaf_tig00017072, whole genome shotgun sequence DNA region includes the following protein-coding sequences:
- the LOC113075489 gene encoding zinc finger protein 271-like; the encoded protein is MRDPEPCRIKHTEDTQEETELIEEDEENEELSEIDMNNHVKTGEQLLNCFQTKQRDLMKSAEKSFTCTQCGKDFLLKHHFDVHMRVHTGERPFTCDQCGKSFTQSSSLKIHMNIHTGEKPHKCSHCDKRFSQSGDMKIHERIHTGEKPYTCDQCGKSFTRRPQFKEHVRVHTGEKPYKCLYCNKRFSQSGNLKTHKRIHTEEKPYHCTECGKCFNHSVSLRSHTKNYHSKYSSHDNHTFNNSAINAKVKSSIRSSEELKSVKTEFIKEDREKMRDPEPCRIKHTEDTQEETELIEEDEEDEELSEIDMNNHVKTGEQLLNCFQTKQRYSMKSAEKSFTCTQCGKDFLLKHHFDVHMRVHTGERPFTCDQCGKSFTQSSSLKLHMNIHTGEKPHKCSHCDKRFSQSGDVKAHERIHTGEKPYTCDQCGKSFTRRQQFKAHVRVHTGEKPYKCLYCNKRFSQSGNLKTHKRIHTEEKPYHCTECGKCFNHSVSLRSHTKNYHSK